A single Candidatus Neomarinimicrobiota bacterium DNA region contains:
- a CDS encoding cold-shock protein: MQQGTVKWFNEKKGFGFITSDSGDKDVFVHFSSISGNGFKTLEEGDKVEFEVVEGPKGDQAANVTRVS, from the coding sequence ATGCAACAAGGAACAGTAAAGTGGTTCAATGAAAAGAAAGGGTTTGGCTTTATCACTTCCGATAGTGGAGATAAGGACGTCTTCGTTCATTTCTCGTCTATCAGCGGAAACGGGTTCAAGACCCTTGAGGAAGGAGATAAGGTTGAATTTGAAGTGGTGGAAGGTCCCAAAGGCGACCAAGCCGCCAACGTTACCAGAGTTTCGTAA
- a CDS encoding outer membrane beta-barrel family protein: VEVMTNPGAKYDPEGMAGIINIVLKENKFAGLNGNFNSSADSRGGKNVSGQINWRTLAFNTYANVGVRRRVRQFSGDSYRTMQFRAYENILDQSSEGDGSGDNLFLKTGFEYFIDPTQSVGISATLNGGNGRNDDLTTTVEYEVLESQYFRTSDGLNDHGGYDLNLNYDRKFKNPKQKLTSFARYSSGGSDGSTEYWTTPQAGFEDVVSQDRAKNGNEGKDSNFELKADYVHPFENGNVLEVGMNSRIRTRDDSQLAFLFDEASDLFIDDSLYSNRFLYDENIHAAYVQYSTTIGMFGITAGGRYENVAMKSQLVNTDETFENPYSSFYPSLSVSAGAPQIIQVQASYSRRVNRPRSRQLNPFKTRQDLYNVRTGNPFLKPEYVDSYEINIGRFSRGLSLNFGPYYRHMTDKIQRHKVVTEDGISIATYANISEQISKGVEYSIVGSLGQKFRLMFSGSVYWDEINTDIFGEDYNSSVKGQRYVINTTWNMSPTTELMFFMFYRPAQEIPIGKMGSMSWSAVSLKKKFLNERLNLSVRMGDPFNLSGLHFETWGENWYQEANRDFFSQTVTLSLEYRFGKMEDRSRFSRPRGGAEDGNRDDFEIY; this comes from the coding sequence GTAGAAGTGATGACCAATCCCGGTGCCAAGTATGATCCGGAAGGGATGGCCGGTATCATTAACATAGTTTTGAAGGAAAACAAGTTTGCCGGCCTGAACGGCAATTTTAATTCCAGTGCTGATTCCAGGGGTGGAAAAAATGTTTCCGGTCAGATCAACTGGCGGACGTTAGCGTTCAACACCTATGCAAACGTAGGTGTCCGGCGGCGCGTGCGACAGTTTTCCGGGGACTCCTACCGAACCATGCAGTTCAGAGCGTACGAAAACATCCTGGATCAGAGCAGCGAAGGAGACGGATCCGGCGACAACCTCTTCCTCAAAACCGGTTTCGAGTACTTCATCGACCCAACGCAGTCGGTGGGCATTTCTGCCACACTCAACGGCGGCAATGGCAGGAACGATGACCTTACCACGACGGTAGAGTACGAGGTCCTCGAGTCACAGTACTTCCGCACAAGCGACGGCCTGAACGATCACGGCGGCTATGACCTGAACCTCAATTATGACAGGAAATTCAAGAATCCCAAACAGAAGCTCACCTCTTTCGCCCGCTATTCGTCGGGCGGCAGCGACGGCTCCACCGAATACTGGACCACCCCGCAGGCAGGCTTCGAAGATGTGGTGAGTCAGGATAGAGCCAAAAACGGCAACGAAGGGAAGGATTCCAACTTCGAGCTGAAGGCGGACTATGTTCACCCCTTCGAGAATGGAAACGTTCTGGAGGTGGGGATGAACAGTCGAATCCGTACTCGTGATGACAGCCAGCTCGCCTTTCTTTTTGACGAGGCGTCCGATCTGTTCATAGATGACAGTCTCTACAGCAACCGCTTTCTCTACGATGAGAACATCCACGCTGCTTACGTCCAGTACAGCACAACGATCGGCATGTTCGGCATCACGGCGGGGGGGCGGTATGAGAATGTGGCCATGAAATCCCAGCTTGTGAACACCGATGAAACATTCGAAAATCCTTACAGCAGTTTCTACCCCAGCCTGTCTGTCTCGGCGGGGGCTCCCCAGATCATTCAGGTGCAGGCCAGTTATTCACGACGGGTGAACCGGCCCCGCTCCCGGCAGCTGAACCCGTTCAAGACGCGACAGGATCTTTACAATGTTAGGACCGGAAACCCGTTCCTGAAACCTGAGTATGTGGACTCCTACGAGATCAACATCGGCCGCTTCTCCCGTGGACTCTCCCTGAATTTCGGTCCCTACTACAGGCACATGACGGACAAGATACAACGCCACAAGGTCGTCACGGAGGATGGGATATCCATAGCAACGTATGCTAATATAAGTGAACAGATTTCGAAAGGAGTCGAATATAGCATCGTCGGCTCTCTTGGCCAGAAGTTCAGGCTGATGTTCAGCGGCAGCGTTTACTGGGATGAGATCAATACAGACATTTTCGGGGAAGATTACAATAGCTCGGTCAAGGGTCAGCGGTACGTCATTAACACGACTTGGAATATGAGCCCGACGACCGAACTGATGTTCTTCATGTTTTACCGCCCCGCGCAAGAGATTCCCATCGGCAAGATGGGTTCCATGTCATGGTCGGCGGTGTCGTTGAAGAAGAAGTTCCTTAATGAGAGACTGAATCTCTCCGTGAGGATGGGAGATCCATTCAATCTCTCGGGCCTCCATTTTGAGACATGGGGGGAGAATTGGTATCAGGAGGCCAACCGTGATTTCTTCAGCCAGACAGTGACTCTTTCGCTTGAGTACCGCTTCGGGAAGATGGAAGATCGAAGTCGTTTCAGCCGTCCTCGTGGAGGCGCGGAGGATGGAAATAGGGACGACTTTGAGATATATTGA